A genomic stretch from Oncorhynchus tshawytscha isolate Ot180627B linkage group LG07, Otsh_v2.0, whole genome shotgun sequence includes:
- the LOC112255402 gene encoding helix-loop-helix protein 2-like — MKRLKMMLSPDQADSDLGWGQSDAESVLNDLKVGCLSDEPMEGEGKTRSLAQPTLSREEKRRRRRATAKYRSAHATRERIRVEAFNVAFAELRKLLPTLPPDKKLSKIEILRLAICYISYLNHVLDV, encoded by the coding sequence ATGAAAAGACTGAAAATGATGCTGAGTCCAGACCAAGCTGATTCCGACCTTGGATGGGGACAATCCGACGCAGAGTCGGTGCTCAATGACCTCAAGGTCGGGTGCCTGTCCGACGAaccgatggagggggaggggaagacgAGGTCACTGGCCCAACCGACCCTCagcagggaggagaagagacggAGGAGACGTGCAACGGCCAAGTACCGCTCGGCCCACGCCACGCGCGAGAGGATCCGCGTGGAAGCGTTCAATGTGGCCTTCGCTGAACTGAGAAAGTTGCTGCCAACCCTTCCCCCTGACAAGAAACTCTCCAAGATCGAGATCCTCAGACTTGCAATATGCTATATCTCCTATCTCAATCACGTTCTGGATGTCTAG